The Hymenobacter oligotrophus genome has a window encoding:
- a CDS encoding AsmA family protein — MPKAPANHAHTAANAQPRRLRRWLWWVGGVLLLLLGLVAIGLNMLDPWLRRTLQEQVARKTNGQYELRIGALRTNLRQGSLTLRNVWVRPAGWPNHQPKAGQPAPWLLLTVDHARVGGVSLGALLKGELVAVDTVLIETVRARVLGTPTNPGGSQPLHEQLPKRVPGIRIGLFTLRDVRVASGQRGQERTQLRQGNLVAQDILISRGGASDTTRLGYAAAFELTANGMAIKAPGHYVRLGAARFSSRQRELQLDSLRVVPVADKQAKPGSTQANLWLPKVRLSGLQPKLLPRRVLQAGTLRLVAMRLHLAAPATPPPPLHKMLAPYLRRVQLGHVHLGQSRLRITRVSMQPEVRDLNIVGTNIRIDSVAAQDAQRVLYARNWQVRTGRAQLRLDAPYYRLSTEHLGLSTRERQLRITGLLVQPTMEPDAMARRKGHQASHLTFRLPELRVRGFDFGALARHKAVLMQELELRNPRMHIISNSKYPINPNLSVVTPENVGKLPFRLDVRTLRVRSFDMRFTFTGKRALRPGHFTITRLSGVGTNISNDPKRMRASSPAVLQATAYLGGKCRMQAKAWLPLLDANGTHRVEGTFAPAAFALLNPVTEPTRFARFERGQLHSLRAKLLVNRREVTGTMWAHYSNLKVDLLSRRGGGPDRQKLLTKVVSKASNVLVVRDDNPRGKGKPLEPGKIRSDRNLHYGVFSVWLQGLNSGLLNSVGVPSKMAEEISEM; from the coding sequence ATGCCAAAAGCGCCTGCCAACCACGCCCACACGGCGGCCAATGCCCAGCCGCGCCGCTTGCGGCGTTGGCTGTGGTGGGTAGGGGGCGTGCTGCTGCTGCTGCTAGGGCTGGTGGCCATCGGCCTGAACATGCTCGACCCTTGGCTGCGCCGGACGCTGCAAGAGCAAGTAGCCCGCAAAACCAACGGCCAGTACGAGCTGCGCATCGGGGCCCTGCGCACCAACTTGCGCCAAGGTTCGCTTACGCTGCGCAACGTGTGGGTGCGGCCCGCGGGCTGGCCAAACCATCAACCAAAAGCCGGGCAGCCAGCGCCTTGGCTGCTGCTCACCGTCGACCACGCCCGGGTGGGCGGCGTAAGCCTGGGCGCTTTGCTGAAGGGCGAACTGGTGGCCGTGGATACAGTGCTGATCGAAACCGTGCGGGCGCGGGTGCTTGGCACGCCCACCAACCCCGGCGGCAGCCAGCCCCTGCACGAGCAGTTGCCCAAGCGCGTGCCGGGCATCCGTATCGGGCTGTTTACGCTGCGCGATGTGCGCGTAGCTTCGGGGCAGCGCGGGCAGGAGCGCACCCAACTGCGGCAGGGCAACTTGGTGGCGCAGGATATCCTGATTAGCCGCGGCGGGGCTTCCGATACAACCCGCCTCGGTTACGCTGCGGCTTTTGAGCTGACGGCTAACGGCATGGCAATAAAAGCACCCGGGCACTACGTGCGCCTAGGTGCAGCGCGCTTCAGCAGCAGGCAGCGGGAGCTTCAGCTCGATTCGTTGCGGGTGGTGCCCGTGGCCGATAAGCAAGCAAAGCCGGGCAGCACGCAAGCCAATTTGTGGCTGCCAAAGGTGCGGCTGAGCGGGCTGCAGCCTAAGCTGTTGCCGCGCCGCGTGCTGCAAGCCGGTACGCTGCGCCTGGTGGCGATGCGCTTGCACTTGGCCGCCCCCGCTACGCCGCCCCCGCCGCTCCACAAAATGCTGGCGCCCTACCTGCGGCGGGTGCAGCTGGGCCATGTGCACCTAGGGCAAAGCCGGCTGCGCATCACGCGGGTATCGATGCAGCCCGAAGTGCGCGACTTGAATATCGTGGGCACCAACATCCGCATCGATTCGGTGGCGGCGCAGGATGCCCAGCGGGTGCTGTACGCCCGCAACTGGCAAGTGCGCACCGGCCGGGCCCAGCTCCGCCTCGATGCCCCTTACTACCGCCTCAGCACCGAGCACCTAGGGCTGAGTACCCGCGAGCGGCAACTGCGCATCACCGGCTTGCTTGTTCAGCCCACCATGGAACCCGACGCCATGGCCCGTCGCAAAGGCCACCAGGCTTCGCACCTCACGTTTCGGTTGCCCGAGTTGCGCGTGCGGGGCTTCGATTTTGGGGCCCTCGCGCGGCACAAAGCCGTGCTGATGCAGGAACTGGAGCTGCGCAACCCCCGCATGCACATCATCAGCAACTCCAAATACCCCATCAACCCCAACTTGTCGGTGGTAACGCCCGAGAACGTGGGCAAGCTGCCATTCCGGTTGGATGTGCGTACGCTGCGGGTGCGCAGCTTCGATATGCGCTTCACCTTCACGGGCAAGCGGGCGTTGCGGCCGGGGCATTTTACTATTACCCGCCTGAGCGGCGTGGGTACCAACATCAGCAACGACCCCAAACGCATGCGTGCCAGCAGCCCCGCCGTGCTGCAGGCCACGGCCTACCTAGGGGGCAAATGCCGCATGCAAGCCAAGGCCTGGCTGCCGCTGCTCGATGCCAACGGCACGCACCGCGTGGAGGGCACCTTTGCCCCGGCGGCGTTTGCGTTGCTGAACCCCGTAACCGAGCCCACCCGCTTTGCGCGCTTCGAGCGGGGGCAGTTGCACAGCCTGCGAGCCAAGTTGCTGGTAAACCGCCGCGAGGTAACCGGCACCATGTGGGCCCACTACTCCAACCTGAAGGTGGATTTGCTAAGCCGCCGCGGCGGCGGCCCCGATCGGCAGAAGCTGCTTACTAAAGTGGTATCGAAGGCGAGCAACGTGCTGGTGGTGCGCGACGACAACCCGCGCGGCAAAGGCAAGCCCCTGGAGCCCGGCAAAATTCGCTCCGACCGCAACTTGCACTACGGCGTGTTTTCGGTGTGGCTGCAGGGCCTCAATAGCGGCTTGCTCAACAGCGTAGGCGTGCCCAGCAAAATGGCCGAGGAGATTAGCGAAATGTAG